A stretch of DNA from Nocardioides sp. Arc9.136:
GTGGATGCCCTTCACCCAGGACGGGCTGATGTGGCTGGGCGAGAACGCCTGGCCCTACGACGAGCTGGCCCGGCCGGTGCCCCGCGGACACCGCCCGGCCACGAAGGGCTGGGCCGGGCACACGCTGATGGACGCGCTGCTCCGCACCTGCGCGGAGCGTGGGGTGGTCACCCACACCGACACCCGCGCACGGTCGCTGGTGGTGGACCCCGACGGCCGGGTCGTCGGGGTGGTGGCCCGGCGCTTCGGCGAGCAGGTCACGTACCGGGCCCGGCGCGGGGTGGTGCTCACCACGGGCGGCTTCGTCGACGACGAGGAGATGCTGGCCGACCACGCGCCGGTGCTGCTGGGCCACGGCAAGGTCAGCGACGGCCTCGACGACGGCTCGGGGATCAAGATGGCGGCCGCGCTCGGCGCCGCCACCCGGCGGATGGGCTTCGTGGAGGCGGCGTACACCGCGGTGCCGGCGATGGTCTGCCGCGGCATGCTGGTCAACGGCCTCGGCCAGCGGTTCGTCAACGAGGACGTCTACCCCGGCCTGTTCAGCCACGCCGCCCTCCACCAGCCCGGCCCGTGCTTTGTGCTGCTGGACGAGCAGGGCCTGGAGTCGGTGCCCGAGGCCGACCTGATGGGCGTTCGGCCGACGTACGCCGCCGAGACGCTGGCCGAGCTCGAGGAGGAGCTCGGCCTGCCGGCCGGCTCCCTGGAGCGGACGGTGGCGACGTACAACGCGCACGCGGCCGTCGGCGAGGACCCGCTCCACCACAAGGCGGCCCGCTGGCTGCGCCCGCTGGAAGGTCCGTGGGCGGTGGTCGACCCGCGGCTGGGCTTCTTCGCAGAGGGCAGCGCCGCCGGCGGCGGAACGGGGTTCCAGGGGTTCACCCTGGGCGGGCTGAGCACCACCGTCGACGGCGAGGTCCGCTCGGTGGCGGGCCCGCCGGTGCCCGGCCTGTACGCCGCGGGGCGCGCCAGCAGCGGGATCCACGGCGAGGGCTACATCTCGGGCACCTCGCTGGGCGACGGGACCTTCTTCGGGCGCCGGGCGGGACGGGCCGCGGCGCGCGCCTGAACCTCTCCCGGAGGTCAGCGCGGCAGCGGCGTCAGCAGGAGGCGGACGGCGAGCCGCAGGTCCTCCTCGCCCTCCTCCTGGGTGGTGTGGCCGTTGAGGATGGAGATGAGCACGCCGTACCAGTTCTGCTCGACCAGCCGCACGAGCCGCAGGTGGATCGGCTCGGGGTCGTGCGCCGCCCGGAGCGCGCGCAGCATCACCCCGTGCGAGACCCCGGCGACCTCCCGGCCCATCGGGGTCGCGGTCAGGGCGTTGTTGGACTGCATGATCGAGGTGGTCAGCACCGGGTGCTCGAGCATCCGGCGCCCGACGCGGATGAGCAGCTCGCTCAGCTCGTCGGCCGGGTCCCGGTCCAGCGACGGCCCGACGTACTCCGCGTCGAGCCGGGCGACCTGGTCGGCCATCACAGCGGCGAACAGGTGCGTCTTGGAGGGGAAGTAGCGGTAGAGGGTCGCGATCGCGACGCCGGAGGCCTTGGCCACGTCGTGCATCTGCACCCGGTCGATCGGCAGCCGGGCGCCGATCGTGGTGGCCGCGCGCACGATCCGGTCGCGCCGTGCCCGCTGCTCGAGCGACACCGGGGCGGCCGGCGGGCGGCTCTCCGCGATCCTGGGCACTCGTCCCCTCCGTCGGTCCCGTGCACGCCGGACCCGTGCCGGCCGGGTCATCGTGGCCCGCGCCGGGGAGGAGGAGCGTCGGCTCGCCCGTTGAGTGAGACCTGGCTCACAGCGGACCCGGCTGGCTCCTCAGGCCCCGCTCGGGCCGGTCGCGGGGTCCGTCCTCGGGCCCAGGTGGACGGCGAGCAGCGCGACGTCGTCCTCGGCGCCCTCCGGCACGAGGCGCTCCAGCAGCCCGTCGCAGACCTCGTCGAGGGGGAGCCCGTCGGCGACGAGCCCGGTCAGCTCCCGCACCAGCCGGTCGATGCCGCGGTCCAGTGCCTCGCCGCGCCGCTCGACGAGCCCGTCGGTGTAGAAGAGCACGGTGCTGCCGCGCGGCAGGTCCACCACGTCGTCGGTGCGCTCCTGGTCCGGGACCACGCCGATCAGCGTGTGCCGCTCGGAGGGGGCGAGCACGGACACGGTGCCGTCGGGGGCGACGACGACGGGGTCGAGGTGGCCGGCGTTCGACCAGCGCAGCCGGGTCACCCCGGCGCGGCGGTCCTCCGGGATCTCCTCGAACCGGGCGACCAGGGCGGTCGCCATCGTGTCGACGGCGAGCGCCTCGACGACCCGGTCGACGCCGGCGAGCACCACGGCCGGGCCGTCGCCGGTGTGCGCGGCGATCCCGCGCAGCAGGCTGCGCAGCTGGCCCATCGCCGCCGCGGCGTCGACGTCGTGGCCGACGACGTCGCCGATCACCACGACCATCGCGCCGTCGTCCTGCACGAACGCGTCGTACCAGTCGCCGCCGACCTGCGCGGAGTGCGCCGCCGGGGCGTAGCGGACCGCCACCTGGAGGTCGTCGGGCTGCGGCGGCTCGGTGAGCATGCTGCGCTGGAGGGTCTCGGCGAGCTCGCGCTGCCGCCCGAACATCCGGGCGTTGTCGATGGCGATGCCCGCCCGGTTGCCGATGTCGGTCAGCACGGTGACGTCGTCCTCGCCGAACGCGCCCCGCTCGGGGCCGCGGAACGCCGACAGCAGGCCGACGACGTGCCCGCGCGCCCGCAGCGGCACGAAGGCGCCCGACCTCGGCCGGAGCACCTGGATCGCGTCGTACGCCGGGCCGGGCGCGAGCGCGGCGAGCAGGGCCTCGGTGGCGTCGGTCCGGTGCAGCACGGGGCGCTGCTCGGCGACCGCGCGGGCGAGCGGCGCGCTGTCGGCGAGCGCGGTGAGCCGGGTGGTGGCGTAGTCGTCGACCGCTCGCCGCAGCGCGGGGTCGTGGTGCCAGTAGCCGGCGTCGCGCAGGTTCTCGCGCCACCCGGGGTCGACGTCGACCTCGGGCGCGCCCTCGACGGTCACGCCGCGACGGGTCCGCGCGCTGCTGGGCGCCGGCTCCCGCAGGAGCGTGATGATGCACCAGTCGGCCATCACCGGCGTGACCAGGCGCGGCAGCCGCTGGACCGCCTCGGTGATGTCGAGGGTGTCGGTCAGCGCCTCGGTGACGCTGGCGACCAGGCCGGCGCGGGCGGTGGCCCGGTCGACGTCGGACTGCGCCCGCCGGCGCGCGCTCACGTCGACGAAGTAGACGGCGAGCCCGTCGGGGGAGGGCCAGCCGCGGATCTCGTACCACCCGTCGAGGGGCGCGGGGTAGTAGGCCTCGAAGGCGACCGGCTCGCCGGAGCGGACCGCCCGGCGGTAGTGCTCCTCGAACGCCGTGCCGACGGTGGCCGGGAAGAGCTCCCACACCGAGCCGCCCACCAGCTCCTCGCGTCGCCGGCCCAGGAGCCGCTCGGCCTCGGCGTTGAGGTAGCTGAACCGCCACTGCCGGTCGAGCTGGTAGAACGCCGTCGGCATCGACTCCAGGACGCGGGCGACCCGGGACTCCTCGCCGCGCACCGAGGTCGAGTCGTGGGCGGCGCCGAGCAGCCGCACGGCGCCGCCGTCGGGGCCGGGCAGCGCCCGGCCGCGGGCGGTGATCCAGCGCTCCTCGCCGGTCGGGAGGACGACGCGGTACTCCGCCTCGTACTCGCCGCACTCGTCGACCGCCCGTGCCAGCGCGGCCGAGACCCGGTCGCGGTCCTCGGGGTGGACGCACGCGCTGAACGCCTCGATGGTGCCGGCGAAGGTGCGGTGGTCGAGCCCGAAGAGCTCCAGCAGCCGGTCGTCCCACCGGAGCCGGCCGTCGACGAGGTCCCAGTCGAACGCCCCGATCCCGGCCGCGTCGACCGCCACCCGCCAGGCGGCGTCGGGCACCTGGTCGAGGCCGTCGAGCAGGCGGGCGACGAGCCGCGCCTGGTCGGCGGTGACCGGCGGGTCGGCGGGGCTCGACGCGCCTCCCCGACGGGGGAGCACGGCGCCGCGCTCCCCAGGGTCGGGCTGGGACACGTGCAGGACCTCCAGAAGGTCGGTTGCCCCGAACGATCCCACACGCCGCAGGGGTGCCGTCGCCGAACGGTCACGGCGGTGACGCACGTCGCCGCCGGGGTGCACGGCCGCCCGTCGCGGGACCGCGCCGCACCGCTCCCGGAGGGTCAGCCCAGCCGCGCGGGCAGCACCCGGTACCCCCGCAGGATGCGGGTGTCGCGCCTGGCGGCGCCGGGCTCGAGGCGCAGGTCCGGGTAGCGCTCGACGATCCGCTGCAGGCCGACCTGACCCTCCATCCGGGCCAGCGCGGCGCCGAGGCAGAAGTGCCGGCCGGCGGAGAACGACACGTGGTCGCCGGCGTTCTCCCGGCTGACGTCGAAGCGGTGCGGGTCGGCGAAGACGTCGGGGTCGCGGTTGGCCCCGGCGAGCAGCGTGGTCACCACCGCACCGCGGGGGACGGGGACGCCGGCGACCTCGGTGTCGCGCACGACGGTGCGACCGGTGAGGAGGACGGGCGGGTCGAGCCGGAGCACCTCCTCCACGGCGTTCGACCACAGGCCGGGGTCCGTGCGCAGCGCGGCGAGCTGGTCGGGGTGCTCGTGGAGCAGCGCGATGCCGTTGGAGAGCAGGTTGACCGTCGTCTCGAACCCGGCGGCCAGCACCAGCCCGGCGGTCGCGACCAGCTCCTTGTCGGTCAGCGCCACGCCGTCGTCGTCCCGGGCCGCGACCATCTGGCTGAGCAGGTCGTCGCCCGGCCGGCGCCGCTTGCTCTCGATGTGGTCGACCAGCCAGGCCTCGAAGGAGGACAGGGCGCCCTCGACGGTGCGGAAGCGGCGCCACGAGAGGCCGAGGTCGAGGCTCGGGGCGGCCGCGGTGCCGAACTCGAGCACCGTGTGCCGCTCGGAGTCCGGGACGCCGAGGATCTCGGCGATCACCGTGACCGGCAGCAGGGCGCAGTAGGCCTCGACCAGGTCGACCGGCCGGCCGCCCGCCGACTGCCGGGCGAGGTCGGTGAGGAGCTCGTCGGCGATCTGCTCGGTCCGCTCGCGCAGCCGCTGCACGGCCTTGACCGAGAACACCCGGGTGACCAGCTTGCGCATCCGGGTGTGGTCCGGCGGCTCGGTGACCAGCAGGGAGGGAGGGGTCAGCGGGCCCATCGGCGTGGTCTCGTGGGCCCAGCGCCCGATCCGCCCGAGCGGCCCCGCGCCGGTACCGAGGTCCACGCCCGCGCGCACGTCGGGGTAGGCCAGCACCTCGCGCACCACCGGGAGGGTGGCGGTCACGTAGGCGTACCGCGACCGGTGCAGCGGTCCGCTGGCCCGGATCTCGTCGAAGAGGTCGACCGGCACGTCGCTGCTGGTGCTGCTGGTGACGATGAGCCGGGCATGCAGGTCGCCGCGGCGGGCGGCCGCTCGCATGACGGTCTTGGGCAGGGCGTGGCCCAGGCCCCAGCGGACCGCGGGGCGCGCGGCCGAGCGCAGGGCGTCGGCTCTCGGCACGAGCGGGTGGGTCGCGGTCCGGAGCAGCACGGGCCCTCCTGGGCGTCGGGAGCGGAGCCGGTTGGATACCGGCCGGTATCCGATACCTTCCGGTATCGTCCTCGCCATGTCAACGGTCCCGCCCGCGCCGGCCGAGGCCCGCAGGCGCCCCGCCCGCGAGGAGGTGCGGCGCGCGCTGCTCGACGCGGCCGCCCGGACCTTCGCCCGCCAGGGCATCGACGGCGCGAGCCTCGACGACGTGGCGGCCGCGGCCGGGTTCACCAAGGGCGCGGTCTACAGCAACTTCGGCAGCAAGGAGGGGTTGGTCGCCGCCCTCGTCGACGACCGCGTCTCGGCGTACCTCGACCTCGGCCTGGCCGCGGTGGAGAACGACCCCGGCGCCACGCTGGCCGAGCGGGCGCGCGCGCTCGGCGACCGGTTGACCGCCGCGACCGACGAGCAGCACGACTGGCACCTGCTCTTCCTGGAGCTGTGGCAGCGGACCGTGCGCAGCGGCCGGACCGAGGGGGCCTTCGTGCAGCGCCGTCGCGAGCTGCACGCCGCGGTGGCGGGGGCCGTCGCCGCCCACGCCGAGCAGGCGGGCGCCGAGCTCCCGCTGCCGGCGACCTCGATGGCGACGCTGCTGATGGCGCTGTCCAACGGGCTGGCGATCGAGCGGCTGGTCGAGCCCGGCTCGGTGCCCGACGACCTGATGGGGCAGGTGCTGGCCCTGGTCGTCCAGGCGGGCCCCGCCGCCGGCACTGGAGCAGACCAGCACTGACCTGGCCGTTTGTGGCGGGCGTCGCCGGGCACCGTCCCATCACCCCCGAGAAAGGTGACGACATGAACACCCGCACCATCGCCATCATCGCCCTGATCATCGCTGCTGTCGTGCTGGCGCTGCTCGTCCTCTGACGGCGGCCGGAACACTTCGGCAGGGGCCCGCGACCGCTGGTCGCGGGCCCCTGCCGCGTCGTTGCGGGGCGTCACGAGCCGGCACGCGAGACTGGTCGGCGTGACCGCCTCGCTGACCGCCGTCCGCCTCGGCGGCCGCCCCGACCTCCCGCTCCTCGTGCTGGGGCCCTCGCTGGGCACCTCGGCGACCGCGCTGTGGCGCGACTGCGCCCGCCACCTCGCGCGCGACTTCCAGGTCGTGGCCTGGGACCTGCCCGGCCACGGCACGAACGCCGCCGTACCGTCGACCGCGGAGGAGCCGCTGACGGTCCCCGACCTCGCCGCCGGGGTGCTCGCGCTGGTCGACACCATGGCCCAGGGCCTGCACGCGCCGGGCTTCCACTACGCCGGCGACTCCGTCGGCGGTGCGGTCGGGCTGCAGCTGCTGCTCGACGCACCGGCCCGCGTGGAGTCGGCGACGCTGCTGTGCACCGGCGCGCGGATCGGCACCCCCGAGTCGTGGGCCGAGCGGG
This window harbors:
- a CDS encoding FAD-dependent oxidoreductase gives rise to the protein MIETAPAGAALLDVAPVPLDRVSTFDHEVDVLVVGLGCAGAAAAMEAAQAGASVIALERASGPGGSSAQSGGELYLGGGTAVQQACGFADDADNMFAFLRAALGPHADEEKLRLYCDGSVEHFEWFRSCGVTFNESLHDAPTWMPFTQDGLMWLGENAWPYDELARPVPRGHRPATKGWAGHTLMDALLRTCAERGVVTHTDTRARSLVVDPDGRVVGVVARRFGEQVTYRARRGVVLTTGGFVDDEEMLADHAPVLLGHGKVSDGLDDGSGIKMAAALGAATRRMGFVEAAYTAVPAMVCRGMLVNGLGQRFVNEDVYPGLFSHAALHQPGPCFVLLDEQGLESVPEADLMGVRPTYAAETLAELEEELGLPAGSLERTVATYNAHAAVGEDPLHHKAARWLRPLEGPWAVVDPRLGFFAEGSAAGGGTGFQGFTLGGLSTTVDGEVRSVAGPPVPGLYAAGRASSGIHGEGYISGTSLGDGTFFGRRAGRAAARA
- a CDS encoding TetR family transcriptional regulator, which translates into the protein MPRIAESRPPAAPVSLEQRARRDRIVRAATTIGARLPIDRVQMHDVAKASGVAIATLYRYFPSKTHLFAAVMADQVARLDAEYVGPSLDRDPADELSELLIRVGRRMLEHPVLTTSIMQSNNALTATPMGREVAGVSHGVMLRALRAAHDPEPIHLRLVRLVEQNWYGVLISILNGHTTQEEGEEDLRLAVRLLLTPLPR
- a CDS encoding SpoIIE family protein phosphatase, with amino-acid sequence MSQPDPGERGAVLPRRGGASSPADPPVTADQARLVARLLDGLDQVPDAAWRVAVDAAGIGAFDWDLVDGRLRWDDRLLELFGLDHRTFAGTIEAFSACVHPEDRDRVSAALARAVDECGEYEAEYRVVLPTGEERWITARGRALPGPDGGAVRLLGAAHDSTSVRGEESRVARVLESMPTAFYQLDRQWRFSYLNAEAERLLGRRREELVGGSVWELFPATVGTAFEEHYRRAVRSGEPVAFEAYYPAPLDGWYEIRGWPSPDGLAVYFVDVSARRRAQSDVDRATARAGLVASVTEALTDTLDITEAVQRLPRLVTPVMADWCIITLLREPAPSSARTRRGVTVEGAPEVDVDPGWRENLRDAGYWHHDPALRRAVDDYATTRLTALADSAPLARAVAEQRPVLHRTDATEALLAALAPGPAYDAIQVLRPRSGAFVPLRARGHVVGLLSAFRGPERGAFGEDDVTVLTDIGNRAGIAIDNARMFGRQRELAETLQRSMLTEPPQPDDLQVAVRYAPAAHSAQVGGDWYDAFVQDDGAMVVVIGDVVGHDVDAAAAMGQLRSLLRGIAAHTGDGPAVVLAGVDRVVEALAVDTMATALVARFEEIPEDRRAGVTRLRWSNAGHLDPVVVAPDGTVSVLAPSERHTLIGVVPDQERTDDVVDLPRGSTVLFYTDGLVERRGEALDRGIDRLVRELTGLVADGLPLDEVCDGLLERLVPEGAEDDVALLAVHLGPRTDPATGPSGA
- a CDS encoding cytochrome P450, translated to MLLRTATHPLVPRADALRSAARPAVRWGLGHALPKTVMRAAARRGDLHARLIVTSSTSSDVPVDLFDEIRASGPLHRSRYAYVTATLPVVREVLAYPDVRAGVDLGTGAGPLGRIGRWAHETTPMGPLTPPSLLVTEPPDHTRMRKLVTRVFSVKAVQRLRERTEQIADELLTDLARQSAGGRPVDLVEAYCALLPVTVIAEILGVPDSERHTVLEFGTAAAPSLDLGLSWRRFRTVEGALSSFEAWLVDHIESKRRRPGDDLLSQMVAARDDDGVALTDKELVATAGLVLAAGFETTVNLLSNGIALLHEHPDQLAALRTDPGLWSNAVEEVLRLDPPVLLTGRTVVRDTEVAGVPVPRGAVVTTLLAGANRDPDVFADPHRFDVSRENAGDHVSFSAGRHFCLGAALARMEGQVGLQRIVERYPDLRLEPGAARRDTRILRGYRVLPARLG
- a CDS encoding TetR/AcrR family transcriptional regulator, which codes for MSTVPPAPAEARRRPAREEVRRALLDAAARTFARQGIDGASLDDVAAAAGFTKGAVYSNFGSKEGLVAALVDDRVSAYLDLGLAAVENDPGATLAERARALGDRLTAATDEQHDWHLLFLELWQRTVRSGRTEGAFVQRRRELHAAVAGAVAAHAEQAGAELPLPATSMATLLMALSNGLAIERLVEPGSVPDDLMGQVLALVVQAGPAAGTGADQH